Genomic DNA from Streptococcus uberis:
ATAGCATCTGCACCTGCTTCAAATAGTGCTTCCGCTCTTTCAAAGGTATCCGAAGTGACACCAACTGCTGCAGCAACCAATAGTCTTCCAAATTCATCTTTGGCAGCATTTGGAAATTCAATAACTTTTTCGATATCCTTAATTGTAATCAAACCAGAAAGTCTACCATTATCATCAACTAAAGGTAATTTTTCGATACGGTGTTCATGAAGGATTCGTTCAGCTGTTTCTAAATCAGTACCTACTTCTGCTGTTACAAGTTGCTCGCTAGTCATATGTTCAGAAATAGGAGCATCATAATCACTGATAAAGCGCATATCTCTATTGGTGATAATACCAACTAACTTACGATTTGCTAACGTTTCAACAATTGGGACACCACTGATTCTGTATCGTTGCATCAATTCTTCAGCTTCTGCAACCTTATGATTTGGTGTTAGAAAGAATGGATCGATAATAACACCATTTTCTGAACGTTTTACCTTTCGAACTTCTTCTGCTTGTTCAGAAATAGACATATTTTTATGGATAACACCTAATCCTCCTGCACGAGCAATAGCAATTGCCATCTTACTATCAGTAACAGTGTCCATTGCAGCTGTAATTATAGGAATATTTAATGTTAAATTTTTAGCTAATTTAGTTTTCATATTAACTTCATTAGGAAGAACATGACTTTCAGCTGGAATAAGCAAGACGTCATCAAAGGTGAAACCTTTTTTTAAAAATTTAGTGTCCCAATTTGACATTAAAAAAATCCTCTTTTCATTAAATCTAGGAGCAAATAGCCCAGTCTATTTTTTTATTGTAACTATCATAACACGCTAATTTAATTTGTCAATAAATAGTTGTTATTCTTTTAAAACTCACCTTAAATCAGTAATTATTATTCGGGATTATGGTTGTTTTTATAAAAAAAATGATTTTATAATATATAATGTTCGGAAATAGAAAAGAGTTCTAAATATTTTTATCTAGAACTCTAAATTTTAAAAGTAATTAATTCCCATTGCTGCCTTAACTTCTGATAATGTTTGAGAAGCAACTTCACGCGCAGAACAGCTACCTTTTTTCAACATATTAAAAACTTCGCCCATATCTTTAGCATACTCTAAACGACGTTTCCTTATTGGTGATAGCTCTCGTTCCAGAACTTCCAAAAGGTATTTTTTAGTTTTTACATCTCCTAAACCACCGCTTTGATATTGCTCTTTCATTAATTGGATAGTTTCTAAATCTTCATCTTTACCAAAAATATCTAAATAATAGAAAACCATATTCCCTTCGATTTGTCCAGGGTCCTCTACACGAATATGATTAGGGTCAGTATACATACTCATAACTTTTTTTCTGACGGTATCGAAATCATCAGATAAATATATTCCATTTCCTAACGATTTAGACATTTTAGCATTGCCATCCAAACCAGGTAAGCGACCGGCTCTCTCATTTTCTGGATAAATACCTTCTGGTTCAATTAAACATGATGTCTTATAGGTGTTGTTAAAACTTCTAACTATTTCTCTTGTTTGTTCAATCATAGGTTTCTGATCGTTACCAACTGGTACAAAATTTGCTTTAAAAGCAGTAATATCTGCGGCTTGAGAAATTGGATATACTAAAAAACCACTTGGAATACTTTCACCAAAACCTTTTTGAGCAATTTCTGTTTTGACAGTAGGATTCCGTTCAAGACGTGCGAGCGAAACTAAATTCATGTAGTACATGGTTAATTCAGCTAGTTCTGGAATTTGGCTTTGAATAAAGATAGTTGATTTAGAAGGATCCAAACCTACAGATAAATAATCCAATGCTACATTTCCAATGGATTCCTGGATTTTTTCAGATTCTTTTGCATGATCTGTTAAAGCTTGTTGATCAGCTAAAAAAACAAACATTTTATACTTTTCTTCATTTTGCAAGATAACACGATTTTTTAAACTTCCAACATAATGACCAAGATGTAATTTACCAGTTGGTCTATCTCCTGTTAAAATAACGGGTTTTGACATTTCATACTCCTTTTACAAAAAAAAACTCACGCAAAAAACTGCGTGAGGGCGTTATTACTCAATGACGCGGTGCCACCTCAAATTAATATCATACTAGATATTATCTCATCTTCTCTAACAAGAAGTTGTACGATAAGGTGCACAAAACCTGAGAGTTATTGGTTCCTCTCACGAAACATTAGCCCATTTCACTTTTTCTACTGCTAATTTTCAGCAACCATTAGCTCTCTAAAAATAGTTAAAAAGTTACTCATCTAATTCAAAATTATTTTATGAAAATTCAAGGAATTTGTCAACTTTGATTTTTTTTATGAAATTACCTTGACTCCTTTGGTTACTTTAAGAGATAATAAATGTCGGCTATACTATTATCAATTTAAAAAGGAGAATAAAGAGATGAAAAATAGGATAATTGATATCCTATATGTGACACTGGGATCTTTTATCACAGCAATTGGATTTAATACAATGTTTGTACATAATAATATTGCCTCTGGTGGTATGGTAGGAATTTCAGTCGTTGTAAAAGAATTATTTGGCATTAGTCCATCCCTCTTTTTAATGGTTAGCAACATTCCGTTATTAATTTTATGTTATTTCTTTTTAGGTAAACCAACTTTCATAAAAACGCTTTATGGTTCATGGATTTATCCCATAGCAATTAGATTAACAAATTTTTTACCAACTTTAACACATAATCAATTACTTGCTTCTATTTTCGGAGGAATTATTGTTGGAATAGGAATTGGTCTAGTGTTCTGGGGAAATTCTTCTACGGGTGGAACAGGTATTTTAACTCAAATTTTACATAAATATTCGCCATTGACACTAGGAGTTTCTATGACAATAATTGATGGTATTAGTGTTCTAATGGGCTTTATGGCACTATCAGCCGATGATGTTATGTACTCTACTATTGGTTTGTTTGTTGTGGGTTATGTCATAACAATCATGGAAAATGGTTTTGATTCCTCTAAGAATGTCATGATAATCTCAAAAGAATTCCAAATTATTAAAGATTATATTACTAAGGAAATGGACAGAGGGGTAACAAAAATTCCAATTCGAGGTGGGTATACAACTTCGGATAAAATTATGTTAATGGCCGTAGTTTCAACTTATGAACTTCCTAGCCTACAAGAAAAAATACTTGAAATAGATGATACCGCATTTGTTGTAGTCATGCCTGCTTCTCAAGTCGTTGGTCGTGGGTTCAGCGTTACAAAACACTATAAACGTGAAGATGAAGATGTCCTATTGCCTATGTAGTTCTTAGCCCCTTTCTGATTGATAATTGGGGCTTTTTTAGGTACAATGAAGTTTAGATAAATATTAAGAGGTGAAAAATTGCTTACAGTTTCTGATGTGTCACTACGTTTTAGTGATCGTAAACTTTTCGATGAAGTCAATATCAAATTTACTTCAGGAAATACTTATGGATTAATAGGAGCAAATGGTGCCGGAAAATCCACTTTTTTAAAAATATTAGCTGGAGACATTGAACCCACAACGGGGCATATTTCTCTAGGTCAAGATGAGCGGCTTTCCGTTCTTCGTCAAAATCATTTTGATTACGAAGATGAACGAGCTATTGATGTTGTTATTATGGGAAATGAACAACTCTATAACATTATGAAAGAAAAAGATGCCATCTATATGAAAGAAGATTTTTCAGAAGAAGATGGTGTCCGAGCCGCCGAATTAGAAGGACAATTTGCAGAACTTGGCGGTTGGGAAGCTGAAAGTGAAGCGGCTCAGCTCTTACAAAATTTAAATATTTCTGAGGATCTCCATTATCAAACCATGAGCGAACTAGCAAATGGTGACAAGGTTAAGGTATTACTTGCAAAAGCTTTGTTTGGTAAACCTGATGTTTTATTATTAGACGAACCTACCAATGGACTTGATATTCAATCAATTGCATGGTTAGAAGAATTTTTAATTGATTTTGAAAATACAGTAATTGTTGTATCCCATGACCGACATTTTTTAAATAAAGTTTGTACACACATGGCTGACTTAGATTTTGGTAAAATCAAATTATTTGTTGGCAATTACGATTTTTGGAAACAATCATCTGAATTGGCTGCACGGTTACAAGCTGATCGTAATGCAAAAGCTGAAGAAAAAATTAAAGAACTTCAAGAATTTGTTGCTCGTTTCTCAGCCAATGCCTCTAAATCAAAACAAGCAACGTCTCGTAAAAAAATGCTTGATAAGATTGAATTAGAAGAAATTGTGCCATCTAGTCGTAAATACCCATTTATCAATTTTAAAGCTGAACGTGAAATGGGTAATGATTTTCTAACAGTTGAAAACCTATCTGTTACCATTGATGGTGAAAAAATTCTAGATAACATCAGTTTCATTCTAAGACCGGGTGATAAAGCGGCACTTATTGGACAAAATGATATTCAAACGACTGCATTAATGAGAGCATTAATGGATGATATTGAATATGAAGGGACGATAAAATGGGGTGTCACAACTAGTCGATCCTATCTTCCAAAAGACAATTCACGCGATTTTTCTACGGGCGAAACCATATTAGAATGGTTACGTCAATTTGCCGCAAAAGGTGAGGATGATGATACATTCTTACGTGGTTTCTTAGGAAGAATGCTTTTCTCAGGTGATGAAGTTAACAAATCTGTCAACGTTCTTTCTGGTGGAGAAAAAGTTCGCGTCATGTTATCCAAATTAATGTTATTAAAATCAAATGTTTTAATTTTGGATGATCCGACAAACCACTTAGACCTAGAATCAATCTCAAGTCTGAACGATGGAATAAAAGATTTTAAAGAATCTGTTATTTTTGCTAGTCATGATCATGAGTTTATTCAAACTATTGCTAACCACATCATTGTTATTTCAAAAAATGGTGTCATCGATCGCATTGACGAAACTTATGATGAATTCCTTGAAAATGAAGAAGTTCAAGCAAAAGTTGCTGAACTTTGGAAATAAAAAGAATAAGGCTAATAGGCCTTATTCTTTTTTAAAATACAATTTGAAAGATTTCAATATGATAACAAAATTTAAAGGTCTATATTATTACCTAATAAGTTTTCTACTTCCTTCTACTATTATGTTTTTGGTTCTACTCTCAAAAGGAATATTTTGGAATAGTAGTAAAACAATTTTAGCCAGTGATGGTTTTCATCAATATGTTATTTTTGCTCAAAATTTAAGAAATATTTTACACGGATCAGACAGTATTTTCTATACTTTTACAAGTGGTCTTGGTTTAAATTTTTATGCTTTGATGAGTTATTATCTTGGTAGCTTTCTTTCGCCTTTTTATTTCTTTTTTAATTTAAAATCAATGCCCGATGCCATCTATGTTTTTACCATAATTAAATTTGGCCTGATAGGACTGTCTACGTTCTTTTCTTTACAAGGAATTTACTCAGCTGTAAAGAAACATTATTTGATTATCTTATCATCATCATTTGCATTAATGAGTTTTTTGACCAGTCAACTTGAAATAAATACTTGGTTAGATGTTTTTATTATTATTCCAATTGTCATTTTGGGTTTACATCATCTTTTTAATAATCAATTTATTTTATACTATGTTTCGTTAACTGTACTTTTTATTCAAAATTATTATTTTGGATACATGTTCTCAATTTTCTTAGTTCTTTATGTACTAGTAGTACTCGTAAAAGAAAATGATTGGAAAAATAGAATCAAAATATTTATACATTTTTCTGTACTATCTTTCCTAGCAGCCATGTCAAGTGCTATCATGTTGTTTCCAACTCTCTTAGACTTAAAAACACATGGTGAAAAGTTGACAAAAGTGTCAACTTTAATAACTGAAAACACCTGGTTTTTTGATTTGCTATCTAAGAGTAGTATTGGGGCCTATGATACTACAAAATTTAATGCCATACCAATGATTTACGTTGGTTTATTTCCTCTCTTATTAACTTGTCTTTACTTTACTATCAAGTCAATTAATTGGAAAATAAAAATAGCATATGTCACTTTAATACTTTTTATTGTTATAAGTTATTACATTCAACCACTTGATTTATTTTGGCAGGGCATGCATTCTCCAAATATGTTTTTACATCGTTATGCATGGACAGTTCCTTTAATTCTTATCATTTTATCTTGTGAAACACTTAATCACCTAAAAGAATTAACAGTAACAAATGTATTAATAGTCTTCGTTTTCCTAAGTGCATTTATTGCAATACCGTACTTTTTTACAGAACGCTATCATTTTTTACAGTTTGATCTATTTCTACTTAGTTTATGTTTTTTAACTGCCTACGCTATTATCTTAGTTAGTTTAATTGAATTTCATTTTCCATTATCTATCCTGATAGTCTTTACAGTCATTTTTACCATTTTAGAGATAAGTTTAAATAGTTTCTACATGATTAGCGGAGTTGATAACGAATGGGTATTTCCAACTAGAAAAGGCTATTCTGAAAACTTAGAAGCTATTTCAACCTTAGTAGATGATCAAAAGAAAAAAGATAGTTCATTTTATAGAACAGAGCGAATTCTTGGACAAACTGGTAATGATAGCATGAAATATAACTATTATGGTATTTCACAATTTTCATCAATCCGAAATCGCAATTCAAGTCAAATACTTGATCGCCTTGGCTTTAAATCAGAAGGAACTAATCTCAATTTGAGATATCAAAACAATACACTCATTGCTGATAGCCTATTTGGAATAAAATATAATATAAGTGAAAATAATCTATCAAAATATGGTTTCACTAAAATAAACCAAAAAAATAACACACGACTTTATTATAATCAGTATGCAAGTCAATTAGCAATTTTGACTGATAGTATTTACAAGGATTGTCAATTTACTGTAAATACATTAGATAATCAGACTCAGTTTATTAATCAAATAGCAGGGACACATTTCCAGTATTATCAAGAAGAAATATCACACTTATTATCTGGTGCAACGAGCATTAATAATCGCGTTAACAGCCATGTCAACGATTCTTCGAAGGATACACTGATTAGTTATCAATTGGAAGTGTCTGAAAACAAACAGTTGTATTTAAGTTTACCTCAGCTTACTGTTGAAAATCCTGATGAAAAAAGTGTTATTATTCGTGTCAATGGGAAAATCCATCACTATACAACCGACAACAGTTTTAGTTTTTTTGATTTGGGTTATTTTGAAAATTCTCAACTTCTTAAAATTGATATTATTTTTCCTAAACAAAAAACAGTATCTTTTGATTTACCACATTTTTACAGTTTGGATATTCAAAATTATCAAAAAGTTTTTCAAAAAATCACTAAAAAGAATAGTCACGTCAAACAGTCGAAAAATAATTTATCCATTTCATATTCAACACCTAACGATGCTTCTTTGCTTATAACATTACCATATGATAAAGGATGGAAAGCAGAGCAAAATGGGAAAAAATTGCCTATTTTAAAAGCACAAAAAGGATTTATGAAAATTGATGTTAAAAAAGGAAGTGGAACCATCAATATGGTATTTGTTCCTAATGGTTTTAAATTAGGCGTATTAAC
This window encodes:
- the guaB gene encoding IMP dehydrogenase; this encodes MSNWDTKFLKKGFTFDDVLLIPAESHVLPNEVNMKTKLAKNLTLNIPIITAAMDTVTDSKMAIAIARAGGLGVIHKNMSISEQAEEVRKVKRSENGVIIDPFFLTPNHKVAEAEELMQRYRISGVPIVETLANRKLVGIITNRDMRFISDYDAPISEHMTSEQLVTAEVGTDLETAERILHEHRIEKLPLVDDNGRLSGLITIKDIEKVIEFPNAAKDEFGRLLVAAAVGVTSDTFERAEALFEAGADAIVIDTAHGHSAGVLRKIAEIRAHFPDKTLIAGNIATAEGARALYDAGVDVVKVGIGPGSICTTRVVAGVGVPQITAIYDAAAVAREYGKTIIADGGIKYSGDIVKALAAGGDAVMLGSMFAGTDEAPGETEIYQGRKFKTYRGMGSIAAMKKGSSDRYFQGSVNEANKLVPEGIEGRVAYKGAASDIVFQMLGGIRSGMGYVGAATIKDLHENAQFIEMSGAGLIESHPHDVQITNEAPNYSVH
- the trpS gene encoding tryptophan--tRNA ligase, translated to MSKPVILTGDRPTGKLHLGHYVGSLKNRVILQNEEKYKMFVFLADQQALTDHAKESEKIQESIGNVALDYLSVGLDPSKSTIFIQSQIPELAELTMYYMNLVSLARLERNPTVKTEIAQKGFGESIPSGFLVYPISQAADITAFKANFVPVGNDQKPMIEQTREIVRSFNNTYKTSCLIEPEGIYPENERAGRLPGLDGNAKMSKSLGNGIYLSDDFDTVRKKVMSMYTDPNHIRVEDPGQIEGNMVFYYLDIFGKDEDLETIQLMKEQYQSGGLGDVKTKKYLLEVLERELSPIRKRRLEYAKDMGEVFNMLKKGSCSAREVASQTLSEVKAAMGINYF
- a CDS encoding YitT family protein; translated protein: MKNRIIDILYVTLGSFITAIGFNTMFVHNNIASGGMVGISVVVKELFGISPSLFLMVSNIPLLILCYFFLGKPTFIKTLYGSWIYPIAIRLTNFLPTLTHNQLLASIFGGIIVGIGIGLVFWGNSSTGGTGILTQILHKYSPLTLGVSMTIIDGISVLMGFMALSADDVMYSTIGLFVVGYVITIMENGFDSSKNVMIISKEFQIIKDYITKEMDRGVTKIPIRGGYTTSDKIMLMAVVSTYELPSLQEKILEIDDTAFVVVMPASQVVGRGFSVTKHYKREDEDVLLPM
- a CDS encoding ATP-binding cassette domain-containing protein → MLTVSDVSLRFSDRKLFDEVNIKFTSGNTYGLIGANGAGKSTFLKILAGDIEPTTGHISLGQDERLSVLRQNHFDYEDERAIDVVIMGNEQLYNIMKEKDAIYMKEDFSEEDGVRAAELEGQFAELGGWEAESEAAQLLQNLNISEDLHYQTMSELANGDKVKVLLAKALFGKPDVLLLDEPTNGLDIQSIAWLEEFLIDFENTVIVVSHDRHFLNKVCTHMADLDFGKIKLFVGNYDFWKQSSELAARLQADRNAKAEEKIKELQEFVARFSANASKSKQATSRKKMLDKIELEEIVPSSRKYPFINFKAEREMGNDFLTVENLSVTIDGEKILDNISFILRPGDKAALIGQNDIQTTALMRALMDDIEYEGTIKWGVTTSRSYLPKDNSRDFSTGETILEWLRQFAAKGEDDDTFLRGFLGRMLFSGDEVNKSVNVLSGGEKVRVMLSKLMLLKSNVLILDDPTNHLDLESISSLNDGIKDFKESVIFASHDHEFIQTIANHIIVISKNGVIDRIDETYDEFLENEEVQAKVAELWK
- a CDS encoding YfhO family protein; amino-acid sequence: MITKFKGLYYYLISFLLPSTIMFLVLLSKGIFWNSSKTILASDGFHQYVIFAQNLRNILHGSDSIFYTFTSGLGLNFYALMSYYLGSFLSPFYFFFNLKSMPDAIYVFTIIKFGLIGLSTFFSLQGIYSAVKKHYLIILSSSFALMSFLTSQLEINTWLDVFIIIPIVILGLHHLFNNQFILYYVSLTVLFIQNYYFGYMFSIFLVLYVLVVLVKENDWKNRIKIFIHFSVLSFLAAMSSAIMLFPTLLDLKTHGEKLTKVSTLITENTWFFDLLSKSSIGAYDTTKFNAIPMIYVGLFPLLLTCLYFTIKSINWKIKIAYVTLILFIVISYYIQPLDLFWQGMHSPNMFLHRYAWTVPLILIILSCETLNHLKELTVTNVLIVFVFLSAFIAIPYFFTERYHFLQFDLFLLSLCFLTAYAIILVSLIEFHFPLSILIVFTVIFTILEISLNSFYMISGVDNEWVFPTRKGYSENLEAISTLVDDQKKKDSSFYRTERILGQTGNDSMKYNYYGISQFSSIRNRNSSQILDRLGFKSEGTNLNLRYQNNTLIADSLFGIKYNISENNLSKYGFTKINQKNNTRLYYNQYASQLAILTDSIYKDCQFTVNTLDNQTQFINQIAGTHFQYYQEEISHLLSGATSINNRVNSHVNDSSKDTLISYQLEVSENKQLYLSLPQLTVENPDEKSVIIRVNGKIHHYTTDNSFSFFDLGYFENSQLLKIDIIFPKQKTVSFDLPHFYSLDIQNYQKVFQKITKKNSHVKQSKNNLSISYSTPNDASLLITLPYDKGWKAEQNGKKLPILKAQKGFMKIDVKKGSGTINMVFVPNGFKLGVLTSLLGFCLFLGFNKIITGKKKK